Part of the Eikenella corrodens genome is shown below.
AAGCCGACGGTGAGCCGTTTGGGCGTGAAGCCGTGCGCGTCGTCCACCAGTGCTTGGATTTCCACCAGCAGCGGGCGGCTGCCTTCCTGCGTCACCAGCACGCACGAGCCGGCCACGTCGTCGCGGTAGCTGGCGAGGAAGATGGCGGAGGGGTTGGACACGCCTTTGAGGCCGTTTTCCAGCATGGCGAACACGCCCAGCTCGTTGGCCGCGCCGAAGCGGTTTTTGATGGCGCGAATCATGCGGTAGTTGGAATGCTGGTCGCCTTCGAAATACAGCACGGTATCCACCATGTGTTCGAGCACGCGCGGGCCGGCAATCGCGCCGTCTTTGGTGACGTGGCCGACAAAAATCATGGCGATGCCCATCTGCTTGGCCATGCGCGTGAACTGGGCGGCGCACTCGCGCACCTGCGACACGGAGCCGGGCGCGGAGGTAATCTGGTCGGAATACATGGTTTGAATCGAGTCGATGACCACCACGGCGGGCTGGTGCTGTTTCAAAGCAGCCTGCACCGCTTCCAAACGGATTTCCGCCAGCAGATGCACGCCGTCCGCATCCAGCCCCAGCCGCTGCGCGCGCAGGGCGACCTGTTGTGCTGATTCCTCGCCCGACACATACAGCACTTTGCGTTTTTTCGCCATCAGGGCAACGGTTTGCAGCAACAGCGTGGATTTGCCGATGCCAGGGTCGCCGCCCAACAAAATCACCGCGCCGTCCACCAGCCCGCCGCCGAGCACGCGGTCGAGTTCGCCCATGCCGGTGGGCTCGCGCGGCACTTCGGCGGCGGTAACTTTGGAGAGTTCCTGCACTTGCGTAGTGTCCGCCGCCCACGATTGGAAGCGGGCATTCTTCGGCTCGGGCGCGGCGATGCCTTCCTGCAAGGTGTTCCACTCGCCGCAGTGCGGACATTTGCCCTGCCACTTGGGCACGGTGCCGCCGCATTCGGTGCAGGTGTAGAGGGTTTTGGGGGCTTTGGCCATAGTATTGTTTTCCTTGTATCTTTTATTTTCAGATAGCCTTTTGGGTGTTGGATAAGGCTACCTGAAAGCTCAGCGGGTTTCTGCCAAGCTCAAATCTGTTTTGCCGAAATTCAAAGTGTAGTTGCGCTCGTTGCCGAATTGTTGCACGGGAGTGAAGCCGTATTGCTCGAGCAATTGGATAAGCTCGGCGCGGCTGAGTTTATCCGCATCTCCGGCGGCTTCGGAAATGGACAGCAGCCCGTCCGGGGTGAGCAGGCGGTGGAATTCGGCGAGGTAGGCCGCTTGGTCGGCCACTTCGCCTAAAACGGTTACCAGCACGATACGGTGAAACGAAGCGCTGGCAAAGGGGAAGCTGCTGCCGCTGCACAGGTGGTATTCGGCATTGGGAATATGGCGTTTTTCCAGCCGCTGCCGCGCTTTGGCCAGCATTTCAGGCTGAATATCGGCCAACACCAAGCTGCCCTGCGGCACGGATCGGGCGAGTGCGGGGCTGAAATAGCCCGGCCCGCAGCCCACTTCGAGAATGCGCTGTTGCGGCTGCAACTCCAGCCTGCTCACCAGCTCAGCGGGGGAAAGCGCCCAGTTGCGCAGGGGATGAGCAGGGTAAAGGCGAGCTGGTGGGGGGAAGAGCGCGCCTTTGGCGGTAAGGCCGTGCCAGATGGTTTTGAGGGTGCGGAGCATGGTGTTTTTTCAGGTAGCCTGGATGTGGATTAGGGCTACCTGAAAATTAGGGTCAGACAATTTGTTTTCAGGTAGCCTTTGCGTATTCGGCCAGGCGGATTGTAGCAAACCCTTTGCGTGGCGGTTGGCTCGATTAAGGGAAAGCGCTGCCACGAAATGCTGTCGTACCCCTGTGTGATGGCACAACGGCGGCGAATGAGGCTTGTTTTTTTATGCCGAACTGGCAATAATGCCGCTCTGCCCGATATATCGGCAAACTGTCCACTTCCCAATTTTCGGCCAATCCGTTGCCATGTGCGGTACGGATTGGCTTCAAAAGTAAAGAGAGTATTCAAACAAATGGCTTTATTGGTACAGAAATACGGCGGGACTTCGGTGGGAAGCCCCGAGCGCATTAAGAATGTGGCCAAACGCATCGCCCGCGCCCGCGCCGGAGGGCACGACGTGGTGGTGGTGGTGTCCGCCATGAGCGGCGAAACCAACCGCCTGGTGGCGTTGGCGCACGAAATCCGGGAGTTTCCCGACCCGCGCGAAATGGACGTTGTGCTCGCCACCGGCGAGCAGGTAACCATCGGCCTTCTGGCCATGGCGCTGCAGGACATCGGCGTGCCTGCCAAGAGCTACACCGGCTGGCAGGTGCCCGTGCAAACCGACAACGCCCACACCAAAGCCCGCATCGAATGCATCGACGATGCCAAAATGCGTGCCGATTTGGCGGCGGGCAAAGTGGTGATTGTGGCCGGTTTCCAAGGCGTGGACGCCGATGGCAACATCACCACGCTGGGGCGCGGCGGCTCCGATACTTCCGCCGTGGCGCTGGCCGCCGCACTCAAGGCGGACGAATGCCAAATCTACACCGACGTGGACGGCGTTTACACCACCGACCCGCGCGTGGTGCCCGAAGCGCGGCGCATGAACACCGTATCGTTTGAAGAAATGCTCGAACTGGCGAGCTTGGGCAGCAAAGTGCTGCAAATCCGCTCGGTGGAATTCGCCGGCAAATACAAAGTGCGCCTGCGCGTATTGAGCAGCCTCACCGATGGCGGCGAAGGCACCCTGATTACTTACGAGGAAGACCCCAACATGGAAAAAGCCATTGTATCCGGTATCGCATTCGACAAAAACCAAGCCCGCATCAACGTGCGCGGCGTGCCCGACAAACCCGGCATCGCCTACCAGATTTTGGGCGCGGTGGCCGACGCCAACATCGATGTGGACATGATTATCCAAAATGCCGGCGAAGAAGGCACCACCGATTTCTCCTTCACCGTATCGCGCGGCGACTACCGCCACACGCTTGATTTGCTGCAAAGCGTGCAGGAAAGCATCGGCGCGGCCGATATTCACGGCGACGATACCGTATGCAAAGTATCCATCGTCGGCATCGGCATGCGCTCGCACATCAACGTGGCCGCCACCATGTTCCGCACCCTGGCCGAGGAAAACATCAATATCCAGCTGATTTCCACTTCCGAAATCAAAATTTCCGTGCTGATCGATGAAAAATACCTCGAGCTCGCCACCCGCGTGCTGCACAAAGCCTTCGGCCTCGACCGACCGTAATAAACGCCCTGCCCCGCGGCCTCTACGGCGTGGGGCATTTTTTTACCTTGCACAACCAAATTCTCATTTTCAGGTAGCCTCAATCCACACAGGAACAACCCGTATGATGAAAAACCGCAACTTCGGCAACATCACCGACCTGCTCGACGAGAAAAACATCAGCCCGGCCAAACGCCGCCGCATCCTCGCCACCGCCGCCGCGCTGGATTTAATCGACACCGCGCTTAACAATTCCGGCAGCCAACACAAGCTCGAAGAAGAAATGGCGCGCCTGCCGCAATACACCGCCGCCATCGAAGCCTTATTGAAGATCGATTAAAAAGTTTTCACTGCCCCATACCATTTTCAGGTAGCCTCTCCCAGAAAGGCTACCTGAAAACACAATTTGAATATGCCAAGAGTTAAGCCAACATTGCTATAGCAGCCTTTTATCGGGCTGCCCCAGCCCGCATTCCAAGTAAAAAACTTTATCTTTTTGTAAACCAAGCATATTCACGAACCGCTCTATCCCTGCTGCCCAAAAGGCTACCTGAAAGCCGCCCAGCCCTTCCCACGCACTGCCTTCCAGCCTACTAAAAATCAACAAAACCTAAAACAAATCAACAGAAAACAACAAACTCCAAACCAAACCACAACCCGCCACACCCAGGCCGCATCCGCCATTTCGCCTCATCGCCACACTACTGTGCATACAAACAAATAGGGTGTCGGCAAATTTCCCCTATCCCAGCCCAAGCCGCCGCCGCATTGCCTAAACCTGCCGATGCGGTAAAATAATGCCTTCCCAACCGTTCCCAAGCAGGAAAGACTTGCCATGAACATCGAAAAAGACACCGTAGTAACCCTGCATTATGAAATGTTTGATGCCAACAACCAGCTGATCGACAAAACAGAAGAGCCCATCGCCTATCTGCACGGCGGCTACGACGGCATTTTTCCGCTGGTGGAAGAAGCGCTGCACGGCAAAGCCGTGGGCGAAGAAGTAGACGTAACCCTTTCTCCCGACGACGCATTCGGCGAACAAGACCCGGAATTGGTGCGCATCGAGCCGCTCAATGTTTTCCCCGTGGAAGTGGAAGTGGGCATGATGTTTGAAGCCGACGACCCCGAAACCGGCGACACCCTGGTTTACCGCGTAACCGACATCGCCGACGGCAAAGCCGTGGTAGACGGCAACCATCCGCTGGCCGACATGAAGCTGCGCTTCAAAGGCAAAGTGGCCGAAATCCGCCCCGCCACCGCCGAAGAAATCGCTCACGGCCATGTCCACGGCGCACATGGCCATCACCACTAATTCCCATCTTCGCCCAATCAGGCGGGTTGCCACAAAGGCAGCCCGCCTGCTTTCTTTTCAAACTGCTGCAAACTTTGGTTTGGCAAAAACCCGCTCTCCTGCGGTAACTACGCTTTAGCTTCGCAGAAACTTCTTTGAAGCAGCGCTTTCAGGTAGCCTTCTGTTCCATATATTGTCACACAATAATCACAACCTATTCTTTAAACAGCAAATAGCAAGATATGCTCCCACGATGGATTATCATGTCTCCCTAACTTACCACCCTGCATCCAAGAATATTGTTTCCGCCATAGCAGCCTATAAATAAAGTATTTCAGCCATTACCTTACCTGCCTCTAAGGCTACCTGAAACCTCTCTGCCACATCCTACCGCCACCGCCCCTCCCCACCCTACCTCAAATCACATATTTCGCGTATCATTAGCCAGTCTTAATTTTCATTATGACGGGTTAAAACCGGCAAAGAACAACGCGGCAAAACTGCATTGCTCGGGTTTCGTTGCTCGGGTTGCAATCCGCCATACCAACCCAAGAAGCTCAAGAGGAGCCCCAGCATGAACCTGCCGCCTCCCGTTTTGCGCCTGCAAGACAGTGCCCGCCAACAGAATTTTGCAGAAGATTTCCTCCCCTTCCTTGCCGGCTATTATCGCCAGGCCGACTTTGCCGACCTGGCCTGCTATAGCGACACCGAACTCTTATCTGCCGCCGATTCGCACCGCAAGCTTGCCCAAGAGCCCCGTGCCGCCGGCAAGGCCGTGGTGCGCGTTTCGCCCATCGGTGGCAGCGTGCTGCACACGCTGGTGGAAATTGTGGCCGACCAGCTCCCCTTCTTGCTCGACTCCCTGTTGATGCTGCTCAACCGCGAGCAGCGTGTGCCTTTGGCCGTGTTGCACAGCGCATGGCAGGTCAAACGCAATGCAGACGGCAAAGCTGCTGCCCTCGAAGAAGCCGCCAAAGAAAGCAGCGCGCAAGAAACCTTGGTGGCCGTGTATCTGGAAGGCGGCGAGGCCGCACAAGACCAAAAACTGGCTGAGCAAATCCGCAGCCTCTTGGCCGAATTGGGCACGGTTGTAGAAAGTGAACACAAACTACGCGGTCAGCTTTTGCTGGTTAACCAGATGATTCTGAACGAAGGCCGCAGCCAAGATGCAGAAATCGTCTCCTTCCTCAGCTGGCTGGCCGACCGCCATTTCCTCCTGATGGGCTTCTGCGAATACGATTTGGTCAACCATTCCGGCAGCCCGCGCCTGCAGGCCAAAGCCAACACCGCGCAAGGCATCCTTGCCGGTAACAGCAATCAGATTGCCGATGATTTTGCCGCCCTCTCCGATGCCGACAAAAAACAATGGCTGCACCACGACCGCCTGCTGCTCAACCGCTCGCCGCAGCGCAGCCGCATCCACCGCCCGGCCTATCTCAACCAAGTCAGCATCCAAAAACTCAACGCCAACGGCCAAGTTATCGGCCAATGGTGCTTCATCGGCCTCTACACCGCCGCCGCCTACACCGACAGCATCTGGAACATCCCCATGCTGCGCGGCAAAGCCGAGCATGTGCTGAAACACTGCGGTTTTGCCGACGGCAGCCACGAAGAACACAACCTGCGCCACCTGCTGCAAACCTACCCGCGCGACGAGCTGTTTGAATCTAGCAACGAAGAGCTGGCCGAAGCCGCTACCGGCCTGCTTGCACTGGGCCATCGCCCGCGCGTGCGCCTGTTTGCCCGCAGCGACGTGTTCAAACGCTACGTTTCCGTGCTGTGCTATCTGCCCAAAGAACAATTCGGCAGCGAACTGTGCCAACGCATTGCAGGCTACCTGAAAACCACCCTGGCCGCCGAAAGCTGCGAATACGCCGTGCAGCTGACCGACGACAACCCGCTCGCCTGCATCCAATTCCTGTGCCTTACCGATGCCGGCAAACTGCCTGCCTTTACCCGCAGCGAGTTGGAGCAACACATTGCCGGCCTGGCAACCAATGCCGAAGCCGCACCACAACCCAAAGCCGAACAGAAAAAACAGTCTGAAGCCAAACCCAAAGCCAAGGCCAAATCTGCCTCTGCCGCCCACGAAGACGACGCCGCCTTCTCCGCCGCCTACCGCGAAGCCTTCAGCCCCGATCAGGCGGTTACCGATCTCAAACACGCCGAACTCCTCAACAACGACCACAAGTTGGTTACCGTCTTCTCCGAGCAGGAAAACCCGGCCGCGCCCTACGCGCTGCGCCTCTACACCCCGCAAATCAGCCCGCCGCTGTCACAAACCCTGCCCATTATCGGGAACATGGGGTTCGACGTGCATACCGCCGTACCCTATACCCTGCACACCGAAAACAGCGCCGTCGGCCTGAACCACTTCTCTCTCAAACCCAATGTGGCTGTCTACGCTCAAGCCGATGGCTGCGATGCCTTGGGAAGCGAACTGCCCGCGCTGTTTGCCGAAGTATGGGCAGGCCGTGTGGAAAACGACCGCTTCAACGCCCTCGTGCTCTCCGCCGGCATCACCTGGCGCAACAGCGTTCTGCTACGTGCACTGGCCAAATATTTGAAACAAGCTACCCTGCCGTTCTCCCAAGAGTGCATCGAGCAAACCCTCATCCGCCACGGCGCCATCGCCACCAAGCTGGCGGAGCTGTTTGCCGCCCGTCTGCATCCTGAAGAAGCCGATGAAAACCGTGCCCTGATGATTAACAGCGAGCTCACCGGCC
Proteins encoded:
- the radA gene encoding DNA repair protein RadA, which codes for MAKAPKTLYTCTECGGTVPKWQGKCPHCGEWNTLQEGIAAPEPKNARFQSWAADTTQVQELSKVTAAEVPREPTGMGELDRVLGGGLVDGAVILLGGDPGIGKSTLLLQTVALMAKKRKVLYVSGEESAQQVALRAQRLGLDADGVHLLAEIRLEAVQAALKQHQPAVVVIDSIQTMYSDQITSAPGSVSQVRECAAQFTRMAKQMGIAMIFVGHVTKDGAIAGPRVLEHMVDTVLYFEGDQHSNYRMIRAIKNRFGAANELGVFAMLENGLKGVSNPSAIFLASYRDDVAGSCVLVTQEGSRPLLVEIQALVDDAHGFTPKRLTVGLEQNRLAMLLAVLNRHAGIACFDQDVFINAVGGVKISEPAADLAVILAMVSSFRNKPLPEKMVAFGEVGLSGEVRPVARGQERLKEAEKLGFKRAIVPKANLPRSKKEFPGLEIFGVERLDEAVRLCRDLAE
- a CDS encoding class I SAM-dependent methyltransferase: MLRTLKTIWHGLTAKGALFPPPARLYPAHPLRNWALSPAELVSRLELQPQQRILEVGCGPGYFSPALARSVPQGSLVLADIQPEMLAKARQRLEKRHIPNAEYHLCSGSSFPFASASFHRIVLVTVLGEVADQAAYLAEFHRLLTPDGLLSISEAAGDADKLSRAELIQLLEQYGFTPVQQFGNERNYTLNFGKTDLSLAETR
- a CDS encoding aspartate kinase encodes the protein MALLVQKYGGTSVGSPERIKNVAKRIARARAGGHDVVVVVSAMSGETNRLVALAHEIREFPDPREMDVVLATGEQVTIGLLAMALQDIGVPAKSYTGWQVPVQTDNAHTKARIECIDDAKMRADLAAGKVVIVAGFQGVDADGNITTLGRGGSDTSAVALAAALKADECQIYTDVDGVYTTDPRVVPEARRMNTVSFEEMLELASLGSKVLQIRSVEFAGKYKVRLRVLSSLTDGGEGTLITYEEDPNMEKAIVSGIAFDKNQARINVRGVPDKPGIAYQILGAVADANIDVDMIIQNAGEEGTTDFSFTVSRGDYRHTLDLLQSVQESIGAADIHGDDTVCKVSIVGIGMRSHINVAATMFRTLAEENINIQLISTSEIKISVLIDEKYLELATRVLHKAFGLDRP
- a CDS encoding FKBP-type peptidyl-prolyl cis-trans isomerase; this encodes MNIEKDTVVTLHYEMFDANNQLIDKTEEPIAYLHGGYDGIFPLVEEALHGKAVGEEVDVTLSPDDAFGEQDPELVRIEPLNVFPVEVEVGMMFEADDPETGDTLVYRVTDIADGKAVVDGNHPLADMKLRFKGKVAEIRPATAEEIAHGHVHGAHGHHH